From Pseudodesulfovibrio nedwellii:
CAAGAAGGAAGCCATACTCAAAGCCGCCCAGGAAGCCTTTGCTCAACTGGGATTCACCGGCGCCACCGTCAAAGACGTAGCGAATCGCGCCGATGTCTCTTTCGGACTGGTTTCCCATTACTTCGGGAGTAAACAGGAACTGTTCCTGGCCGCTGGATTTGACATGGCTGACAGGTTAGTGGCCCGGTTGACAGAAGCCACTGCCAAAGAGACCGATGGCCTTGTTGCCATTCAACGGTACATGACCGCATATTTTGATTTCACCGAGGAGCATAGGAATCGTTTCTCCATCCTCCTGCGGTGTTCCCCCTTCAGCCACATGGAAACCGGCCTAGATGCCGAAAAGGTGGCTGAAAAGTTCAGCATCTTCATTGATGAGCTGAAACGCTGCGTATCTCTCGGCATTAAAGACGGATCGATCCGCGACCTTCCTCTCGAAGAAACCGCGTTGATCAT
This genomic window contains:
- a CDS encoding TetR/AcrR family transcriptional regulator — protein: MSKKEAILKAAQEAFAQLGFTGATVKDVANRADVSFGLVSHYFGSKQELFLAAGFDMADRLVARLTEATAKETDGLVAIQRYMTAYFDFTEEHRNRFSILLRCSPFSHMETGLDAEKVAEKFSIFIDELKRCVSLGIKDGSIRDLPLEETALIIYGNIVGSVRTSLLTPYESGNIFAETIKHVMRSLKNSPGQDGC